A genomic region of Microlunatus sagamiharensis contains the following coding sequences:
- the modA gene encoding molybdate ABC transporter substrate-binding protein encodes MTRTTLTAAAAAATATLLLAACGSSTGEAGASSPAAAPASSASDQTLTVFAAASLKSTFTTIGQRFEAAHPGTKVTFSFAGSSDLVTQLQQGAPADVFASADTNNMAKAAADGLIAGSPTNFATNTLEIAVPPDNPAKIASFADLTRSGVKVVVCAPQVPCGAAAQKVETATGTDIKPVSEENAVTDVLGKVTSGEADAGLVYVTDVKGAGDKVLGIPFEESKEAVNTYPIATLAASRQSELAGQFVALVTGSEGRQVLADAGFAQP; translated from the coding sequence ATGACCCGTACGACGCTGACCGCCGCCGCCGCGGCGGCCACCGCGACCCTGCTGCTCGCCGCCTGCGGGAGCTCGACCGGTGAGGCCGGCGCGTCCAGCCCCGCTGCAGCACCGGCCTCCTCGGCGTCCGACCAGACGCTGACCGTGTTCGCCGCCGCGTCCCTGAAGTCGACGTTCACCACGATCGGGCAGCGCTTCGAGGCGGCGCACCCGGGCACGAAGGTCACCTTCAGCTTCGCCGGGTCCTCCGACCTGGTGACGCAGCTCCAGCAGGGCGCGCCCGCCGACGTCTTCGCGTCCGCGGACACCAACAACATGGCGAAGGCGGCCGCCGACGGCCTGATCGCCGGGAGTCCGACGAACTTCGCCACCAACACCCTCGAGATCGCGGTCCCGCCGGACAACCCGGCGAAGATCGCGTCGTTCGCGGACCTGACGAGGTCGGGGGTGAAGGTCGTCGTGTGCGCGCCCCAGGTGCCCTGCGGCGCCGCCGCGCAGAAGGTCGAGACCGCGACGGGGACCGACATCAAGCCCGTCAGCGAGGAGAACGCCGTCACCGACGTGCTCGGCAAGGTCACCTCCGGAGAGGCCGACGCCGGCCTGGTCTACGTCACCGACGTCAAGGGCGCGGGCGACAAGGTCCTCGGCATCCCCTTCGAGGAGTCGAAGGAGGCCGTGAACACGTACCCGATCGCGACGCTGGCGGCCAGCCGGCAGTCGGAGCTCGCCGGGCAGTTCGTGGCGCTGGTCACCGGCTCCGAGGGCCGGC
- a CDS encoding TOBE domain-containing protein, with protein MPKIRIRDAAQFLSVSDDTVRRWIEAGTLPVETDASNRKVVDGRALAEFAREHANPVADPSRVDRSARNRFVGLVTEVITDTVMAQVELQCGPFRVVSLMSSEAVGELGLEPGSVAVAVVKATTVIVETPSDRKPQES; from the coding sequence GTGCCGAAGATCAGGATTCGTGACGCCGCGCAGTTCCTGAGCGTCAGCGACGACACCGTCCGCCGCTGGATCGAGGCCGGGACGCTGCCGGTGGAGACCGACGCGAGCAACCGCAAGGTGGTCGACGGACGCGCCCTCGCCGAGTTCGCGCGCGAGCACGCCAACCCCGTGGCCGACCCCTCGCGGGTCGACCGCTCCGCCCGCAACCGCTTCGTCGGCCTCGTCACCGAGGTCATCACCGACACGGTGATGGCCCAGGTCGAGCTGCAGTGCGGCCCCTTCCGCGTCGTGTCGCTGATGAGCAGCGAGGCCGTCGGCGAGCTGGGCCTGGAGCCCGGTTCCGTCGCCGTCGCCGTCGTGAAGGCCACCACCGTGATCGTCGAGACCCCCTCCGACCGCAAGCCGCAGGAGAGCTGA
- a CDS encoding VOC family protein, whose amino-acid sequence MITGSNAFHGFSVDDIPTARAFYADTLGLEVTEENGMLWLHLAQGTRTLLYPKADHVPATYTVLNFGVPDVDAAVDELVGRGVRFERYPGVEDPKGIQRGWGPTIAWFTDPAGNVLSVIEDASSRR is encoded by the coding sequence ATGATCACCGGCTCGAACGCGTTCCACGGCTTCTCGGTGGACGACATCCCGACCGCCCGCGCCTTCTACGCCGACACCCTCGGGCTGGAGGTGACCGAGGAGAACGGGATGCTCTGGCTGCACCTCGCCCAGGGCACCCGCACGCTGCTCTACCCGAAGGCCGACCACGTGCCGGCGACGTACACGGTCCTGAACTTCGGCGTCCCGGACGTGGACGCCGCGGTCGACGAGCTCGTCGGGCGCGGGGTGCGCTTCGAGCGCTACCCGGGCGTGGAGGACCCCAAGGGCATCCAGCGCGGGTGGGGCCCGACGATCGCGTGGTTCACCGACCCCGCCGGGAACGTCCTCTCGGTGATCGAGGACGCGTCGAGCCGGCGGTGA